The following coding sequences are from one SAR116 cluster alpha proteobacterium HIMB100 window:
- a CDS encoding branched-chain amino acid ABC-type transport system, permease component (PFAM: Branched-chain amino acid transport system / permease component), with translation MPADFYYGVEVFLNGLMAGVMYSLVALGFVLIFKASGIFNYAQGIMALFAAMTLVGFQEGQIPFAHLINAVFGTEVHHFGWTIPAFFAILFALGVMLLFAFLVEKLILKHLVNQEPIILFMATIGLAYFMEGFGDLMWGSNVKKLDIGIPQGGNFWIEENTAFLGGEDFYGFYLDTLDIYATVIAAVLVVSLVLFSQYTKTGRALRAVADDHQAALSVGISLRGIWVIVWGIAGFVALVAGIMWGSKSGVQFSLSLIALKALPVLMLGGFTSIPGAIIGGLIIGVGEKMFEFLIGAPLLGGATENWFAYMLALVFLVFRPQGLFGEKIIERV, from the coding sequence ATGCCAGCAGATTTTTATTATGGCGTTGAAGTGTTTCTGAACGGGTTGATGGCCGGGGTGATGTATTCTCTGGTGGCGCTCGGATTCGTTCTGATTTTTAAAGCCTCAGGCATTTTTAATTACGCACAAGGCATCATGGCATTATTTGCGGCCATGACTCTGGTTGGCTTTCAGGAAGGTCAAATCCCGTTTGCCCATCTGATTAATGCCGTGTTCGGGACTGAAGTGCATCATTTCGGATGGACCATACCCGCATTTTTTGCGATCCTGTTTGCTTTGGGTGTAATGTTGTTATTCGCCTTTCTTGTCGAAAAATTGATCCTCAAACATCTGGTGAATCAGGAACCGATCATTCTGTTTATGGCGACAATCGGCCTTGCCTATTTTATGGAAGGATTCGGTGATTTGATGTGGGGGTCAAACGTCAAAAAGCTGGATATCGGCATTCCGCAAGGGGGCAATTTCTGGATTGAAGAGAACACAGCCTTCCTTGGCGGCGAAGATTTCTATGGCTTTTATCTTGATACGCTGGATATCTATGCCACTGTGATTGCTGCTGTTCTGGTGGTTTCGCTGGTGCTGTTTTCCCAATATACAAAAACCGGCCGGGCCTTGCGTGCAGTAGCTGATGACCATCAGGCAGCCTTGTCGGTCGGCATTTCATTGCGCGGTATCTGGGTAATTGTCTGGGGTATTGCAGGCTTCGTGGCCCTGGTTGCGGGGATCATGTGGGGGTCCAAATCAGGCGTTCAATTCTCGTTATCCCTAATTGCGCTGAAAGCTTTGCCTGTGCTGATGCTGGGCGGCTTCACGTCTATTCCGGGGGCAATTATAGGCGGATTGATCATCGGGGTTGGCGAAAAGATGTTTGAATTTCTGATCGGCGCGCCTTTGCTGGGCGGGGCTACGGAAAATTGGTTTGCCTATATGCTGGCTCTTGTATTTCTGGTGTTCAGACCACAAGGCCTGTTTGGCGAAAAGATTATTGAGAGGGTGTAG